The Edaphobacter sp. 12200R-103 genome contains a region encoding:
- a CDS encoding SIS domain-containing protein: MHQDVQTLSEIHNQPQVWNDSLAALQETNLRGLVAGREPESAEWVFVGCGTSYYLAQAAACSLGLLLNVPTRAIPASEILLFPALALPYSQRSYFPVLISRSGHTSEILRVAEYLQSQGISFLGVTCDGHELKEMTPRLLKMPVVEKSTVMTSSFTSMLLGLQYMAATLAGKQEFLDALKTLPGELRRLLDIYSPRVEAFAKTELDDVAFLGQGPLYPIASETALKVMESSSTYAQYFHTLEFRHGPKSIAGPRTLVGALISEGGLDQEAAVLREMKSLGSSTMAVTNKASNTLRDSADLLIELGLNVPEIARLIVYVVWGQLFGSYRGLARGLDPDNPRNLSRVVTL, translated from the coding sequence ATGCATCAGGACGTGCAGACGTTGAGCGAGATTCACAATCAACCTCAGGTCTGGAACGACTCTCTGGCGGCATTGCAGGAGACGAACCTTCGCGGACTGGTCGCAGGACGCGAGCCGGAAAGTGCAGAGTGGGTCTTTGTCGGCTGCGGAACCAGCTACTACCTTGCGCAGGCGGCAGCGTGCAGCCTCGGGCTTCTGCTAAATGTACCGACCCGCGCCATTCCCGCCTCAGAGATCCTGCTGTTTCCGGCTCTGGCCTTGCCCTATAGCCAGCGGTCCTACTTCCCCGTCCTGATCTCACGCTCGGGGCATACCTCGGAGATCCTGCGTGTCGCCGAATACCTGCAATCACAGGGAATCTCGTTCCTCGGTGTAACCTGCGATGGTCACGAGCTGAAAGAGATGACGCCCCGGCTGCTGAAGATGCCCGTGGTCGAAAAGAGCACGGTCATGACGTCCTCGTTCACCTCTATGCTGCTCGGCCTGCAATATATGGCAGCAACGCTTGCAGGAAAGCAGGAGTTTCTCGATGCCCTGAAGACGCTGCCCGGCGAGTTGCGCCGCCTGCTTGATATTTACTCTCCCAGGGTTGAGGCCTTCGCCAAGACAGAACTCGACGATGTCGCTTTCCTGGGACAAGGCCCTCTCTATCCGATTGCGTCGGAGACGGCCCTGAAGGTCATGGAATCTTCCAGCACCTATGCGCAGTACTTCCATACGCTCGAGTTTCGCCATGGGCCTAAATCCATTGCCGGTCCTCGAACGCTGGTCGGCGCACTTATCTCAGAAGGTGGTCTCGATCAGGAGGCAGCTGTGCTGCGTGAGATGAAGTCTCTGGGATCGTCGACGATGGCGGTAACCAACAAGGCTTCAAACACACTCCGGGACTCTGCAGATCTTCTGATCGAGCTCGGACTGAACGTCCCCGAGATCGCCCGACTCATTGTGTACGTCGTATGGGGCCAGCTCTTTGGAAGCTATCGCGGTCTCGCCAGGGGGCTCGATCCCGACAATCCCCGCAACCTCAGCCGCGTCGTCACACTCTAG
- a CDS encoding DeoR/GlpR family DNA-binding transcription regulator, with translation MLVSEISEALGISRITIRKDLDNLESRGLVKRTHGGALAAQHLSLLDPPVDKKHLQRWKEKQRIAEAAATLVREGECILLDSGTTTTAVAQALRRFGKLTIVTNGVNIAADLASTNFEIILLGGPMRKNALSIVGPSAEDMLHEIRADILFLGVDGFDPVAGITTPNVLEARVNRAMVQASRRVIAVCDSTKFSRRSLAKIVSPSAIHTIITDTQISKEDLEALTSFGIEVILA, from the coding sequence GTGCTTGTTTCGGAGATCTCCGAAGCATTGGGAATCTCACGCATCACCATTCGCAAGGATCTCGATAACCTGGAGAGTCGCGGTCTCGTGAAGCGTACTCATGGCGGAGCACTCGCCGCACAACACTTGTCACTGCTCGATCCTCCGGTGGATAAAAAGCATCTTCAGCGTTGGAAGGAGAAGCAGCGCATCGCAGAGGCCGCAGCCACGCTGGTCCGAGAGGGCGAGTGCATTTTGCTCGACTCAGGAACGACGACAACCGCCGTCGCCCAGGCACTTCGCCGCTTTGGCAAACTGACCATTGTCACCAACGGCGTCAACATAGCTGCCGACCTCGCCAGTACCAATTTCGAGATCATTCTGCTGGGCGGCCCCATGCGGAAGAATGCGCTTTCCATCGTCGGCCCTTCCGCAGAAGATATGCTTCATGAGATCCGCGCAGACATCCTCTTTCTCGGAGTGGATGGATTTGATCCCGTCGCAGGAATTACAACTCCGAATGTGCTTGAGGCACGTGTCAATCGAGCGATGGTACAGGCCTCGCGCCGGGTGATCGCCGTATGCGATTCGACCAAGTTCAGCCGCAGGAGTCTGGCAAAGATCGTTTCACCATCTGCGATACACACGATCATTACCGATACTCAGATCTCGAAGGAGGACCTGGAAGCCTTGACGAGCTTCGGAATAGAGGTAATTCTGGCATGA
- a CDS encoding amidohydrolase family protein, whose product MAELNDKFVSMVTATAHVDLRLSDFQPRSCLSLDEHTVLTSRFPAIDYHNHLDSTDPREVLAIMDRCGVEHVVNITMQVGQAALDMMDRFHKAAPGRFSSIGWMDWSGAGRSDFAAVTIERLKRMVDHGACGIKFWKDLGLTLRNSDGKLLRIDDERFAPIFAACGELGLPVMFHTADPTAFFDPIDQFNERYEELAAHPDWSFHGSPVSKRELLEQRNRVIARHPEVTFVGAHCAECSEDLRFLAQQLDALPNLQVDISARTPELGRQPYSTREFFLKYSDRILFGTDLLPDDNMYRLYFRFLETADEYFEYPSHASRQGRWNIYGIFLPDDVLRKVYRENALKLMPHLR is encoded by the coding sequence ATGGCCGAACTGAACGACAAATTTGTAAGTATGGTGACCGCAACCGCCCATGTCGATCTGCGATTGAGCGACTTCCAACCGCGCTCGTGTCTGAGCCTGGACGAGCATACGGTCCTGACGTCGCGGTTTCCGGCGATTGATTATCACAACCACCTCGACTCAACCGATCCTCGCGAGGTGCTTGCCATCATGGATCGGTGCGGGGTTGAGCATGTGGTCAATATCACCATGCAGGTAGGACAGGCCGCACTCGATATGATGGATCGCTTTCACAAGGCGGCGCCTGGAAGATTCTCCTCTATCGGGTGGATGGACTGGAGCGGAGCCGGTCGCAGTGACTTTGCCGCAGTGACAATCGAGCGCCTGAAGCGAATGGTGGATCACGGCGCCTGTGGGATCAAGTTCTGGAAGGATCTGGGACTAACATTGCGCAACTCTGACGGCAAACTTTTACGTATTGACGATGAGCGCTTCGCGCCGATCTTTGCCGCCTGTGGAGAGCTTGGCCTGCCAGTGATGTTTCATACTGCGGACCCTACAGCTTTTTTCGATCCCATCGACCAATTCAATGAGCGATACGAGGAACTTGCCGCGCATCCAGATTGGAGCTTCCATGGCTCGCCGGTCTCCAAGCGCGAACTTTTGGAACAGCGCAATCGCGTGATAGCACGGCATCCGGAGGTGACCTTTGTAGGAGCACACTGCGCCGAATGCTCAGAGGATCTTCGCTTTTTGGCGCAGCAGCTGGATGCGCTTCCTAATCTCCAGGTTGACATCAGCGCGCGAACTCCCGAGCTTGGCCGGCAACCTTACAGCACGCGCGAGTTTTTTCTGAAGTACTCGGACCGCATCTTATTCGGAACTGACCTATTGCCAGACGACAACATGTATCGCCTCTACTTCCGTTTTCTCGAGACGGCAGACGAGTACTTCGAATACCCGTCGCACGCCTCAAGGCAGGGCCGCTGGAACATCTACGGGATCTTTCTTCCTGACGATGTTCTGCGTAAGGTATACCGCGAGAATGCGCTGAAGTTGATGCCGCACCTGCGCTAG